Proteins from a single region of Acidovorax sp. NCPPB 3576:
- the treF gene encoding alpha,alpha-trehalase TreF, with product MSALPSSRTESPVATPLSAAGGDPSSHIASRRAAAALAPAADAHTPADRYEELFIEVQRQRIFEDSKTFVDCAPRQAPEAILAAYRAQCQAPGFDLHAFVHRHFKPQTRACDGPTVEPGLTMAAHIDALWDELTRHPAHHPSRGSLLALPHAYVVPGGRFVEMYYWDSYFTMLGLVRSGRRHLLHTMTDNFAYLIDTYGHVPNGTRTYYLSRSQPPVFSLMAELCESCAGRGALQYLPQMRREYAFWMEGADTLAPGGAHRRVVALPDGAVLNRYWDDRDTPREESWREDVETAAHCQRPANEVYRDLRAAAESGWDFSARWLDDGACGTCRTQTLSSIGTTRILPVDLNALLHKAETTIARLSRTAGDTATADAFDQQARRRAEAMSRVLWNAEAGAFLDYDWRAGTPRPTLNAATVVPLFTGTATPEQAQALAATVRRRLLVRGGLSTSETASGEQWDRPNGWAPLQWMAVEGFAAYGAGDESCRQLSEDIRTRWVKTVQDVYDREGKLVEKYSLCESSDSASTGGDGGEYPLQDGFGWTNGVVRGWLPDAARPETGGRPPEK from the coding sequence ATGTCCGCTTTGCCTTCTTCCCGCACCGAATCCCCCGTCGCCACGCCACTGTCCGCAGCGGGCGGCGACCCTTCTTCCCACATTGCATCGCGCCGCGCCGCGGCCGCCCTGGCGCCGGCGGCAGACGCCCACACACCCGCGGACCGCTACGAAGAACTCTTCATCGAGGTGCAGCGCCAGCGCATCTTCGAAGACTCCAAGACCTTCGTGGACTGCGCCCCGCGCCAGGCGCCCGAGGCCATCCTGGCCGCCTACCGGGCGCAATGCCAGGCGCCGGGCTTCGACCTGCACGCCTTCGTGCACCGGCATTTCAAGCCGCAGACCCGCGCCTGCGATGGCCCCACGGTCGAACCCGGGCTGACCATGGCGGCGCACATCGATGCGCTGTGGGACGAACTCACCCGCCACCCCGCCCACCACCCCTCGCGCGGCTCGCTGCTGGCGCTGCCGCATGCCTACGTGGTGCCGGGCGGCCGGTTCGTGGAGATGTATTACTGGGATTCTTACTTCACCATGCTGGGCCTGGTGCGCAGCGGCCGGCGGCACCTGCTGCACACGATGACGGACAACTTCGCTTACCTCATCGACACCTACGGCCACGTGCCCAACGGCACCCGCACCTATTACCTGAGCCGCTCGCAGCCGCCCGTGTTCTCGTTGATGGCCGAGCTGTGCGAATCGTGCGCGGGCCGTGGCGCCCTGCAGTACCTGCCGCAGATGCGGCGCGAATACGCTTTCTGGATGGAGGGCGCCGACACGCTCGCCCCGGGCGGCGCCCACCGCCGCGTGGTGGCGCTGCCGGACGGCGCCGTGCTCAACCGTTACTGGGACGACCGCGACACGCCGCGCGAGGAATCCTGGCGCGAGGACGTGGAAACCGCCGCCCACTGCCAGCGCCCCGCGAACGAGGTGTACCGCGACCTGCGCGCCGCCGCCGAGTCGGGCTGGGACTTCAGCGCGCGCTGGCTGGACGACGGCGCCTGCGGCACCTGCCGCACCCAGACGCTGTCCAGCATCGGCACCACGCGCATCCTGCCGGTGGACCTGAACGCGCTGCTGCACAAGGCCGAGACCACCATCGCCCGCCTGAGCCGCACGGCAGGCGACACGGCCACGGCCGACGCGTTCGACCAGCAGGCCCGCCGGCGCGCCGAAGCCATGTCCCGCGTGCTGTGGAACGCCGAGGCCGGCGCCTTCCTCGACTACGACTGGCGGGCCGGCACGCCGCGCCCCACGCTCAATGCCGCCACCGTGGTGCCGCTCTTCACCGGCACGGCCACGCCCGAGCAGGCCCAGGCGCTGGCCGCCACCGTGCGCCGCCGACTGCTGGTGCGGGGCGGCCTGTCCACCTCGGAGACCGCCAGCGGCGAGCAGTGGGACCGCCCCAACGGCTGGGCGCCGCTGCAATGGATGGCGGTGGAAGGCTTTGCCGCCTACGGCGCGGGGGACGAAAGCTGCCGGCAGTTGTCAGAGGACATCCGCACGCGGTGGGTGAAGACCGTGCAGGACGTGTACGACCGCGAGGGCAAGCTGGTCGAGAAGTACTCGCTGTGCGAATCCAGTGACAGTGCCTCCACCGGTGGCGACGGCGGCGAATACCCGCTGCAGGACGGGTTCGGCTGGACCAACGGGGTGGTGCGGGGCTGGCTGCCCGATGCGGCCCGGCCGGAGACCGGCGGCAGGCCGCCTGAAAAATAG
- a CDS encoding ABC transporter ATP-binding protein, which produces MNNPAKFIEVQGVAQTFKTAKGLFPALRDIDLSIAKGEFVALIGHSGCGKSTLLNLIAGLTVPTAGALLCANKEIKGPGPERAVVFQNHSLLPWLTCEGNVHLAVERVFGKREPKAQLKARTEAALALVGLTHAAQKRPGEISGGMKQRVGIARALSMEPQVLLMDEPFGALDALTRAKLQDELLEIVARTQSTVVMVTHDVDEAVLLSDKIVMMTNGPAATIGEVLAVDIPRPRNRVALAEDPRYLRSRKAVIDFLYTRQAHVEKAA; this is translated from the coding sequence ATGAACAACCCCGCGAAATTCATCGAGGTCCAAGGCGTCGCCCAGACCTTCAAGACCGCCAAGGGGCTGTTTCCGGCGCTGCGCGATATCGACCTGTCCATCGCCAAGGGCGAGTTCGTCGCCCTCATCGGGCACTCGGGCTGCGGCAAGTCCACCTTGCTCAACCTGATCGCCGGCCTCACGGTGCCCACGGCCGGCGCGCTGCTGTGCGCCAACAAGGAGATCAAGGGCCCCGGCCCCGAGCGCGCGGTGGTGTTCCAGAACCACTCCCTGCTGCCTTGGCTGACCTGCGAAGGCAACGTGCACCTGGCGGTGGAGCGCGTGTTCGGCAAGCGGGAACCGAAGGCCCAGCTCAAGGCCCGCACCGAGGCCGCGCTGGCCCTGGTGGGCCTCACGCACGCGGCGCAAAAGCGCCCCGGCGAGATCTCGGGCGGCATGAAGCAGCGCGTGGGCATCGCCCGGGCGCTGTCGATGGAGCCCCAGGTGCTGCTGATGGACGAGCCCTTCGGCGCGCTGGACGCCCTCACCCGCGCCAAGCTGCAGGACGAGCTGCTGGAGATCGTGGCGCGCACGCAGAGCACCGTGGTCATGGTCACCCACGACGTGGACGAGGCCGTGCTGCTGTCCGACAAGATCGTGATGATGACCAACGGCCCGGCCGCCACCATCGGCGAGGTGCTGGCGGTGGACATCCCGCGCCCGCGCAACCGCGTGGCCCTGGCCGAAGACCCGCGCTACCTGCGCAGCCGCAAGGCGGTGATCGATTTCCTGTACACGCGCCAGGCGCATGTGGAGAAGGCAGCCTGA
- a CDS encoding CmpA/NrtA family ABC transporter substrate-binding protein, giving the protein MTDLSKTSLHRRTVLQAAAVGAVGVSPALRSVVYAAGSDAPEKKEVKIGFIPLTDCASVVMASVLGIDQKYGVKIVPSKEASWAGVRDKLANGELDFAHVLYGLVYGVHLGVGGPKKDMAVLMTLNNNGQAITLSKKLADAGAVDGAGLAQLMAKEKREYTFAQTFPTGTHAMWLYYWLAANGIDPLKGAKVITVPPPQMVANMRVGNMDGFCVGEPWNHRAIMDGIGITAATTQDIWKDHPEKVLGTTSEFVQKYPNTARAVTAAILEAGRWIDEGLANKNKMAETIAGKAYVNTSVDAINQRILGRYQNGLGKTWDDPNYMKFYNDGAVNFPYLSDGMWFLTQHKRWGLLKEHPNYLAVAQSINRIDLYKQAATAAKAPVPKSDMRSSKFMDGIVWDGKDPAKYADSFKIKA; this is encoded by the coding sequence GCCGCACCGTGCTGCAGGCGGCCGCCGTGGGGGCCGTGGGCGTGAGCCCCGCGCTGCGTTCGGTAGTGTATGCGGCCGGCTCCGATGCGCCGGAGAAGAAGGAAGTGAAGATCGGCTTCATCCCGCTGACCGACTGCGCCAGCGTGGTGATGGCCTCGGTGCTGGGCATCGACCAGAAGTACGGCGTGAAGATCGTGCCCTCCAAGGAAGCCAGCTGGGCGGGCGTGCGCGACAAGCTGGCCAACGGCGAGCTGGACTTCGCCCACGTGCTGTACGGCCTGGTGTACGGCGTGCACTTAGGTGTCGGCGGCCCCAAGAAGGACATGGCCGTGCTCATGACCCTGAACAACAACGGCCAGGCCATCACGCTGAGCAAGAAGCTCGCCGATGCCGGCGCGGTGGACGGCGCGGGCCTGGCCCAGCTCATGGCCAAGGAAAAGCGCGAATACACCTTCGCGCAGACCTTCCCCACCGGCACGCACGCCATGTGGCTTTACTACTGGCTGGCTGCCAACGGCATCGACCCGCTCAAGGGCGCCAAGGTGATCACCGTGCCGCCGCCGCAGATGGTGGCCAACATGCGCGTGGGCAACATGGACGGCTTCTGCGTGGGCGAGCCCTGGAACCACCGCGCCATCATGGACGGCATCGGCATCACCGCCGCCACCACGCAGGACATCTGGAAGGACCACCCCGAGAAGGTGCTGGGCACCACCTCGGAGTTCGTGCAGAAGTACCCCAACACCGCGCGCGCCGTGACGGCCGCCATCCTGGAGGCCGGCCGCTGGATCGACGAGGGCCTGGCCAACAAGAACAAGATGGCCGAGACCATCGCCGGCAAGGCCTACGTGAACACCAGCGTGGACGCCATCAACCAGCGCATCCTGGGCCGCTACCAGAACGGCCTGGGCAAGACCTGGGACGATCCCAACTACATGAAGTTCTACAACGACGGCGCGGTGAACTTTCCCTACCTGTCCGACGGCATGTGGTTCCTCACGCAGCACAAGCGCTGGGGCCTGCTCAAGGAACATCCCAACTACCTGGCCGTGGCCCAGTCCATCAACCGCATCGACCTGTACAAGCAGGCCGCGACCGCCGCCAAGGCGCCCGTGCCCAAGAGCGACATGCGGTCGAGCAAGTTCATGGACGGCATCGTCTGGGACGGCAAGGACCCGGCCAAGTACGCCGACAGCTTCAAGATCAAAGCCTGA
- the ntrB gene encoding nitrate ABC transporter permease encodes MVSAVFHAPPEPTPAAAPNAMQTIATPAIKTPASGQKPLQSAPPSPPRAPRDWAAASRAFWLAVLPPACGLGLLIGLWAVVSSTTGQSIPGPLETWKQALEVFSNPFYRNGPNDQGVGWNVLASLERVAVGFGLAALVGIPAGFVIGRFNFLSRMFNPLISLLRPVSPLAWLPIGLLVFKGANPAAIWTIFICSIWPMIINTAVGVQRVPQDYMNVARVLNLSEWKIATTILFPAVLPYMLTGVRLAVGTAWLVIVAAEMLTGGVGIGFWVWDEWNNLNVKNIIIAIFVIGIVGLLLEYALVKLATAFTFEEVKA; translated from the coding sequence ATGGTCAGCGCCGTCTTCCACGCCCCGCCGGAGCCCACCCCCGCCGCGGCCCCGAATGCTATGCAAACGATAGCAACACCGGCAATCAAAACGCCGGCATCGGGGCAAAAACCCCTGCAGTCCGCACCGCCCAGCCCGCCGCGGGCGCCCCGCGACTGGGCGGCCGCCTCGCGCGCCTTCTGGCTCGCCGTGCTGCCGCCGGCCTGCGGCCTGGGCCTCCTGATCGGGCTGTGGGCCGTGGTGTCTTCCACCACCGGGCAGAGCATTCCCGGCCCGCTGGAGACCTGGAAGCAGGCGCTGGAGGTGTTCAGCAACCCCTTCTACCGCAACGGCCCCAACGACCAGGGCGTGGGCTGGAACGTGCTCGCCTCGCTGGAGCGCGTGGCGGTCGGCTTCGGGCTGGCCGCGCTGGTGGGCATTCCCGCGGGCTTCGTGATCGGGCGGTTCAACTTCCTGTCGCGCATGTTCAACCCGCTCATCAGCCTGCTGCGGCCCGTGTCGCCGCTGGCGTGGCTGCCCATCGGCCTGCTGGTGTTCAAGGGCGCCAACCCGGCCGCCATCTGGACCATCTTCATCTGCTCGATCTGGCCCATGATCATCAACACCGCGGTGGGCGTGCAGCGCGTGCCGCAGGACTACATGAACGTGGCCCGCGTGCTCAACCTCTCCGAGTGGAAGATCGCCACCACCATCCTGTTTCCCGCCGTGCTGCCCTACATGCTGACCGGCGTGCGCCTGGCCGTGGGCACCGCCTGGCTCGTGATCGTGGCGGCCGAGATGCTGACCGGCGGCGTGGGCATCGGGTTCTGGGTGTGGGACGAGTGGAACAACCTGAACGTCAAGAACATCATCATCGCGATCTTCGTGATCGGCATCGTCGGGCTGCTGCTCGAATACGCCCTGGTCAAGCTGGCCACGGCATTCACGTTCGAAGAGGTGAAGGCATGA